Proteins encoded by one window of Candidatus Acididesulfobacter guangdongensis:
- a CDS encoding sulfite exporter TauE/SafE family protein has product MPNIIFIIIVLFITSISVGIIGNIIGIGGGILLVPFFLFYMHMPPLEASGLSLFTIVASTSGGSLKFIKEKIIDFKLFLMIVLFAVPAAIAGSILSKYINTDEFKGIFSFIIIIIGIFSLIATRMQTKRNIHSSHNHNNYNNSNEETDTSDINPRMHNGTVNNDENIETLSGTSNNIDLRLQSMIIYFKHISSNIKRKRIDRTGNRYDYYIKKPIAINLFSILAGFISGFIGIGIGGITGTFLTAVEQIPPRIAFSTIVLAMIFSSIAGGFIHLAYMKLSFKTIVYLIPLMVGAVIGSQLGAAISKLFKSRTLRLYQGWIIIVLGFLMFVISYFK; this is encoded by the coding sequence ATGCCAAATATTATATTTATTATTATAGTATTATTTATTACGTCAATTTCTGTGGGTATTATCGGCAATATCATAGGAATTGGAGGAGGGATACTTCTTGTCCCGTTTTTTTTGTTTTATATGCATATGCCGCCTTTAGAAGCGAGCGGGTTAAGTCTTTTTACGATAGTAGCAAGCACATCCGGCGGGTCGCTTAAATTTATTAAGGAAAAAATAATAGATTTTAAACTTTTTCTTATGATAGTTCTTTTTGCCGTGCCTGCAGCAATCGCGGGTTCAATCTTAAGCAAATATATAAATACGGACGAATTTAAAGGAATTTTTTCTTTTATAATTATTATTATAGGTATATTTTCATTAATTGCAACAAGGATGCAAACCAAAAGAAATATACACAGCTCACATAATCATAATAATTATAATAATAGTAATGAAGAAACGGATACTTCAGATATTAACCCACGGATGCATAACGGAACGGTAAATAATGACGAAAACATCGAAACTTTAAGCGGTACGAGTAATAATATAGATTTAAGATTGCAGTCTATGATTATTTATTTTAAACACATAAGTTCTAATATAAAAAGAAAAAGAATAGACAGGACAGGCAATAGATATGATTATTATATTAAAAAGCCGATTGCAATAAATTTATTTTCCATACTGGCAGGGTTTATTTCCGGTTTTATAGGTATAGGCATCGGAGGTATTACCGGAACTTTCTTAACCGCAGTCGAACAGATTCCGCCCAGAATTGCCTTTTCTACTATAGTGTTGGCTATGATTTTTTCATCTATTGCAGGCGGATTTATACATTTAGCATATATGAAGCTTTCTTTTAAGACGATAGTATATTTAATTCCTCTAATGGTTGGCGCAGTCATAGGTTCTCAGCTTGGAGCCGCCATATCTAAATTGTTTAAATCAAGAACCCTGCGATTATATCAGGGTTGGATAATTATTGTGCTGGGATTTTTAATGTTTGTTATATCATATTTTAAATGA
- a CDS encoding MFS transporter, whose translation MESKPYLKTRLTEQSLKRFISILSAPRRWISIWFFAYALQGAVSSGLIPILTPLMIVALSHHLSWVAYVMGAFNLGLLTSPLWGGLADKKHLHRLLFFGGFIVLIGTLAALPFLRGLLIWCLLIFLAGAGTSAVATVATLFVVEFTPKTEWEQRLGWLQTFNGAGQVAGLFLAGIFVVNFKLGMLCSAFILLPALWIGAKGLPVKAQHHDLRNEIGQKMRRDLDWHFMAQFSHAELLGGDLIRFSHHLSFGGFRQMKKSLRTAFGRFLLSWFAAAFAVAAFFAYFPVAMQKAYDVAPVLTSSVYGLTAAAALALYALGGQLSSRVGAEHVYRWSLLTRLLGFALLAFGLFMPVPPIIPGLMGFVMIILAWPLLSISSTILTADLAPFSEGAAMGLYNAAGAIATVIGTFLSGPLIQRIGYPTLPIMGAAGIVIALLSGRGLLSAHSSLSISKTASSADKMGHGSQKISMNTQ comes from the coding sequence ATGGAATCGAAGCCATATCTAAAAACACGCTTAACTGAACAATCTCTTAAGCGTTTTATAAGTATTTTAAGCGCACCGCGGCGTTGGATTTCTATATGGTTTTTTGCCTATGCTCTGCAAGGTGCCGTAAGTTCCGGGCTTATTCCTATCTTGACCCCTCTTATGATTGTTGCCTTAAGTCATCATCTAAGCTGGGTGGCTTATGTTATGGGCGCCTTTAATCTCGGACTTCTTACTTCGCCGCTCTGGGGCGGTTTGGCAGATAAGAAGCATTTGCACCGGCTGCTTTTTTTTGGCGGATTTATTGTTCTTATCGGAACTTTGGCAGCGCTGCCGTTTTTGCGCGGTTTACTAATCTGGTGTCTGTTGATTTTTCTTGCCGGCGCTGGTACTTCTGCAGTAGCAACGGTGGCAACGCTTTTTGTGGTAGAATTTACTCCTAAGACGGAGTGGGAACAGCGGCTCGGCTGGCTTCAGACTTTCAATGGCGCAGGTCAAGTGGCAGGTCTATTTCTTGCCGGTATTTTTGTTGTAAATTTTAAGCTTGGCATGCTCTGCTCAGCGTTCATTTTACTTCCTGCATTGTGGATTGGTGCTAAAGGGCTGCCGGTAAAAGCTCAGCATCATGATTTGCGTAATGAGATCGGTCAGAAAATGCGGCGAGATTTGGATTGGCATTTTATGGCGCAGTTTAGTCATGCGGAACTTCTCGGCGGCGATTTAATAAGATTTTCACATCATCTTTCATTTGGCGGATTCCGACAGATGAAAAAGTCTTTAAGAACTGCTTTTGGTCGCTTTCTCTTATCATGGTTTGCCGCCGCGTTTGCAGTAGCCGCTTTTTTTGCCTATTTTCCGGTAGCTATGCAGAAAGCTTATGATGTTGCTCCAGTTTTGACCTCCAGTGTGTACGGATTGACAGCCGCCGCCGCTCTTGCTCTTTACGCTTTAGGCGGGCAGCTTTCCAGCCGTGTCGGCGCAGAACATGTTTATCGGTGGTCGTTATTGACCCGTTTGCTGGGATTTGCGCTTTTGGCTTTTGGATTGTTTATGCCTGTACCGCCTATTATACCCGGTTTAATGGGCTTTGTTATGATTATATTGGCATGGCCTCTGCTTAGTATTTCCAGCACTATATTGACGGCTGATTTAGCGCCTTTCAGCGAAGGAGCGGCAATGGGTCTGTATAATGCGGCTGGAGCGATAGCCACAGTGATAGGTACTTTTCTTTCAGGACCCCTAATACAGCGGATTGGATACCCTACTTTGCCTATAATGGGTGCCGCCGGTATAGTGATTGCATTGCTTAGCGGACGCGGGTTGTTGTCTGCGCATTCCTCTCTTTCTATTTCAAAGACGGCATCTTCCGCTGATAAAATGGGACACGGCAGTCAAAAAATCAGTATGAACACGCAATAA
- a CDS encoding DUF2892 domain-containing protein, whose product MKTNESSTDRIIRIIIGLILLALGMYEIGSSMVFGIVLIIIGVIALITGITGFCGLYSILGISTCKNCNTSEHKATKN is encoded by the coding sequence ATGAAAACAAATGAAAGTTCTACAGACAGGATAATAAGAATAATTATAGGCTTGATATTGTTAGCCTTAGGTATGTATGAAATAGGTTCATCAATGGTTTTCGGGATTGTACTAATTATAATAGGTGTAATAGCTCTTATTACCGGAATTACCGGCTTTTGCGGGTTATATTCTATTTTGGGTATCTCAACTTGTAAAAATTGCAATACAAGTGAGCATAAAGCAACAAAAAATTAG
- a CDS encoding EAL domain-containing protein: MQSENAKDVLKSFYKILADSAEAIYFCKDEKELFSDAAKAIVGCGLFTSVWIGAPGKDKVFKYFAAYGPGSEALKFIKIDISNTSEKQTLAASTWKDGKVHFSNERLNDPFFKPHLEFLKKFNWKSAATFPIYKDEKLNAVLAVVSDRTGLFTPETIGLIQRVVKLIETALNKFELHKERIKFDLYKKRALKEIKYAALHDTLTKLPNFELFEHNIKQLQTKAAKSKKSLCIAVLDVDNLQIINEKYGRQTGDDILFAISKKLLLFVKSNNERFKEHAGEQSSKEIIIPAPFIPCCPSRLGADEFGVVFLIEKESDIDILRFSIAELQKELSAPLYAQDNLVRFTISAGVSVCSGCADNLRLEPDTLIRMANQALYKSKSMGKNTINFFDTSEETGIIAYYKETKIIKDALASKEFILYYQPKVNIAAEIITGYEALIRRIDKDGNIISPAEFIPVAEKSDLIVDIGDYVMQAAIKQLEMWVGNGKEWMISVNVSARQLQKPDFLKKLKNALNRCPSVPAGLLQLEITETALLTDLIYTKEIMKECKDIGVTFAMDDFGSGYSSLIYFKELPFELVKIDMAFVRNMLESKDDMLMVQSIISLSEIFNKKVIAEGAETKEQCIVLNMLGCGYIQGYYTGRPIPAEKVIEWANNFRLEEDFKKWLSIRLDIADFSLALAYAEHSEWVKKIRKLCRGEEVSIEGEKIKNYKLCGLGLWYYGYGLKYKYLESYKKIEHEHIKLHDIAYKTMRLCIDGEYEKAQDLLNEIEKIQEKIKIYIMEIAFKIGKHSQ, encoded by the coding sequence ATGCAGAGCGAAAATGCAAAAGATGTATTAAAGTCTTTTTATAAAATTCTTGCCGATTCTGCGGAAGCTATATATTTCTGCAAAGATGAGAAAGAACTGTTTTCCGATGCCGCAAAGGCGATAGTCGGCTGCGGATTATTTACTTCCGTCTGGATAGGCGCTCCAGGAAAAGATAAAGTGTTCAAATATTTCGCGGCATACGGACCAGGCAGCGAAGCGCTCAAATTTATTAAAATAGATATTTCAAATACCTCTGAAAAACAGACTCTTGCGGCAAGCACGTGGAAAGACGGCAAAGTTCATTTTAGCAATGAGCGCTTAAATGACCCTTTTTTTAAACCGCATTTAGAATTTTTGAAGAAATTTAACTGGAAATCTGCGGCAACGTTTCCTATATATAAAGATGAAAAGCTCAATGCCGTGCTTGCAGTTGTTTCAGACAGAACAGGTCTGTTTACTCCTGAAACCATTGGGCTTATTCAAAGAGTGGTAAAACTTATAGAAACTGCTCTTAATAAATTTGAGCTTCATAAAGAAAGAATTAAATTCGACTTGTACAAAAAACGCGCATTGAAAGAAATAAAATATGCGGCTTTGCACGACACTTTAACAAAACTTCCAAATTTTGAACTTTTTGAGCATAACATTAAACAGCTGCAAACTAAAGCCGCTAAATCTAAAAAGTCCCTGTGCATAGCCGTTTTAGATGTCGACAATCTTCAGATTATTAACGAAAAGTACGGCAGGCAGACAGGCGACGATATATTATTTGCAATATCAAAAAAACTTTTATTATTTGTAAAGTCCAATAATGAACGCTTTAAGGAGCATGCCGGCGAACAATCGTCTAAAGAAATTATAATTCCCGCGCCTTTTATCCCTTGTTGTCCGTCCAGATTAGGCGCCGATGAATTCGGCGTTGTTTTTCTTATTGAAAAAGAATCCGATATTGATATATTAAGATTTAGCATTGCGGAACTTCAAAAAGAGCTTTCAGCGCCGCTATACGCTCAAGACAACCTTGTACGGTTTACGATAAGCGCCGGCGTGTCCGTATGCTCCGGCTGCGCGGATAATTTGCGTTTAGAACCGGATACCCTGATAAGAATGGCTAATCAGGCTTTATATAAATCTAAATCTATGGGTAAAAATACAATTAATTTTTTTGATACGAGCGAAGAAACAGGCATTATCGCTTATTATAAAGAAACCAAAATTATAAAAGACGCTCTTGCGTCAAAAGAATTTATTCTGTATTATCAGCCCAAGGTTAATATTGCGGCAGAAATTATCACGGGTTACGAAGCTCTTATAAGACGCATAGATAAAGACGGCAATATTATATCGCCTGCCGAATTCATACCTGTCGCAGAAAAAAGCGACCTCATAGTAGATATCGGGGATTACGTTATGCAAGCCGCCATTAAGCAGCTTGAAATGTGGGTTGGAAATGGCAAAGAATGGATGATATCGGTAAATGTTTCAGCCCGTCAGCTTCAAAAACCGGATTTTCTTAAAAAACTTAAAAATGCGCTGAACAGATGCCCGAGCGTTCCCGCAGGTCTTCTTCAATTAGAAATAACGGAAACGGCTCTTCTTACGGATTTGATTTATACAAAAGAAATTATGAAGGAATGTAAAGATATAGGCGTCACATTTGCAATGGATGATTTCGGAAGCGGTTATTCATCGCTTATTTATTTTAAAGAACTTCCTTTTGAACTTGTAAAAATAGATATGGCTTTTGTCAGAAATATGCTTGAGAGTAAAGACGATATGCTTATGGTGCAGAGCATAATAAGCCTTTCCGAAATATTCAACAAAAAAGTTATAGCCGAAGGAGCAGAAACAAAGGAACAGTGTATAGTATTAAATATGCTCGGCTGCGGATATATTCAAGGCTATTATACGGGACGTCCTATTCCGGCTGAAAAAGTTATAGAATGGGCGAATAATTTCAGGCTTGAAGAAGATTTTAAAAAATGGCTGTCTATAAGGCTTGACATCGCCGATTTTTCATTAGCGCTGGCATATGCCGAGCACAGCGAATGGGTTAAAAAAATCAGAAAACTCTGCAGAGGCGAAGAGGTATCGATAGAAGGAGAAAAAATCAAAAATTATAAATTGTGCGGTCTCGGCTTATGGTATTACGGCTATGGACTTAAATATAAATATTTAGAATCTTATAAGAAAATAGAACATGAGCATATAAAACTTCACGACATCGCCTACAAAACGATGCGGCTCTGCATTGACGGCGAATATGAAAAAGCGCAGGATTTATTGAACGAGATAGAGAAAATACAGGAAAAAATTAAGATTTATATTATGGAAATAGCGTTTAAAATCGGTAAACATTCGCAATAA
- the umuD gene encoding translesion error-prone DNA polymerase V autoproteolytic subunit, which produces MSVNVSANVPAPADAISADVSVYSSATASAFADALISEPASAPVCFLSSPYFSSPAFSIKLLGRIEAGFPSPAEEELLDMISIDKLLIKNPVSSFLLKVTGDSMTEAGIMQGDYVVVDKSGTAAEGDIVIAQVDNAWTMKYLSKENGSYILLPANPRYKPIKPKNELVIAGVVTGVVRQYK; this is translated from the coding sequence ATGTCTGTCAATGTATCTGCCAATGTTCCTGCTCCTGCCGATGCTATTTCTGCCGATGTCTCTGTATATTCTTCTGCTACGGCTTCTGCTTTTGCTGATGCTCTTATTTCAGAGCCTGCCTCTGCTCCTGTCTGTTTTCTTTCTTCTCCCTATTTTTCTTCTCCCGCCTTTTCCATAAAACTTTTAGGAAGAATAGAGGCAGGTTTTCCGAGTCCCGCCGAAGAAGAGCTTTTAGATATGATTTCTATAGATAAATTATTAATTAAAAATCCGGTTTCTTCTTTTCTTTTAAAAGTAACAGGGGATTCTATGACGGAAGCCGGCATCATGCAGGGCGATTACGTAGTAGTGGATAAATCCGGAACCGCGGCGGAAGGGGACATTGTTATAGCTCAGGTGGACAACGCATGGACTATGAAATATCTTTCTAAAGAAAACGGCTCTTATATTCTTCTGCCGGCAAATCCCAGATATAAACCGATAAAACCTAAAAACGAACTTGTTATAGCAGGAGTGGTAACGGGGGTCGTAAGGCAATATAAATAA